A single Primulina eburnea isolate SZY01 chromosome 11, ASM2296580v1, whole genome shotgun sequence DNA region contains:
- the LOC140804274 gene encoding protein PHR1-LIKE 2-like: MFPRLIESHESILSRENIQGASIKEYGQRVGGDPCVVLTSDQKPRLRWTADLHERFVEAVAQLGGPSKATPKALKHAMGVKGLTLFHLKSHLQKYRLGKQSGKDLGEASKDGSYVFDSPHVSSSPRKLQSADIKEDYRAKEALGAQMDIQSKLHLQVEAEKHMQIRQDAERRYMAMLEQACKMLADQVIGTGVVIDDGDGFQGNEMKVSFPSSHNPIGPCPTQSSDDFGFHGPEMASPAC, encoded by the exons ATGTTTCCGCGACTGATTGAATCACATGAATCAATTTTAAGCCGAGAAAATATTCAGGGTGCGAGCATTAAGGAATATGGTCAAAGGGTTGGCGGGGATCCGTGTGTAGTCCTCACTTCCGATCAGAAACCACGCCTTCGATGGACTGCTGACCTACACGAACGCTTCGTTGAGGCCGTTGCGCAGCTTGGTGGCCCCAGCA AAGCTACCCCAAAGGCTCTAAAGCATGCGATGGGTGTTAAGGGATTAACTCTTTTTCATCTAAAGAGTCATCTCCAG AAATACAGACTAGGCAAGCAGTCAGGGAAAGATCTTGGTGAGGCCTCAAAAGATG GTTCCTACGTTTTTGATAGCCCTCATGTCAGCAGTTCTCCTCGAAAGCTGCAATCCGCTGACATCAAGGA GGATTATCGAGCTAAGGAGGCATTGGGAGCTCAAATGGACATTCAAAGCAAACTACACTTGCAAGTTGAA GCTGAAAAACACATGCAGATTCGTCAAGATGCCGAGAGACGGTATATGGCTATGCTAGAACAAGCCTGTAAAATGTTAGCTGATCAAGTTATTGGAACTGGTGTTGTAATCGATGATGGTGATGGTTTTCAAGGGAATGAAATGAAGGTGTCGTTTCCTTCTTCCCATAATCCAATCGGACCGTGTCCAACACAATCTTCTGATGATTTTGGATTCCACGGCCCCGAAATGGCATCGCCTGCGTGCTAa